TTGAAGTTCACATTCCGGATGTAACAAAAGAAAGAGCTGAAGAGCTTGTTCAAAAGGCTCATAACGTTTGTCCATATTCAAAAGCAACAAAAGGAAATATCGAGGTTGAATTGAAAGTTGTCTAATACATGGAAAAAGAGCTCATGTCCAAAAGGACTGAGCTCTTTTTTTATTGAATGGCAGCCTGAACATTGATGACTCCGGCACCATAATAAAATGGATCACCAAGAGGAACAGCTGTATTTTTTAAGCGGTTAATCACTTCGATATTTGACATGCCCGGATATTTAGAAAGAATTAAAGCGGCTGCACCGGCTACGTGCGGCGATGCCATGGAAGTACCATTAAAAGCAGCATATTTATTGCCCGGAACGGTGCTTAATGTATTGACACCCGGAGCCATGACGTCAAGCTCTGAGCCGACACTTGAAAAAGATGCCCGATTGTTCGAGGAATCAACTGCACCTACCGCAATAACAGAACTGTATTTGGCCGGATAGCCGATTGTGTTCCGCTTGCCTTTTGACCCGCTGTTGCCTGCAGCTGCTACAACAACAATGCCTTTATTATAAGCTTGATCGACAGCCTGCTGGAGGGCGGTAGAACCCTGGCTGCCGCCAAGACTCATATTAATAACATCCATTCCATTGTCAACAGCCCACTCAATGCCTTGAGCAATTCCGCTATAGGTGCCGCTTCCTGAGGAATCAAGTACTTTTACAGCATAAAGAGTGACATCCGGAGCAACTCCCAGAACACCGATGGTATTATTTAATGCAGCAACAGTCCCGGCTACGTGAGTTCCATGGCTGTTACCATCTATGAATGGATTCGGTTCAGCCGCCACGAAGCTTGCTCCTCCTGTCACATTCAAATCTTCATGAGAGGAGTCAATTCCTGAATCAAGTACAGCAACTTTTACACCGTTCCCTCTAATGCCTGAAGATTGAACAGCATCTGCTTTAATTTGAGGAATACCGTATGGAACGGTCTGGCTGGTGGCTTTCGCTTCGAAATCTTCTTCAATAAATGTGACATTCGGATTTTTTTGAAGAGCCGCTGCTGCATGATCCGGCAGAGAGGCGTGCACCACGTTCATATATTTATATTGATGCTTGACCTTACCGCCGGCACTCGAGATTAGATTCGCTTTCACTTTAAAATCTTTGACAGATGCTTTAATCCCTATTAAATAATCTTTCTTTCCCGAAATAGCCTCAGCAGACGGAGAGGTGAAAATCATGGAGAAAAACAGGACAAAAGCAAATAAAATACTCAGAGCCTTCCACTTTTTCATGAATAAACCCCCTAAAATAGTATAGAATAATCATAGAGTCAAAAAGTTTGACTATTCTATCAATTATGCTACCATTTTAATAGAGTCATTGGTATTGGGAAAGATGGGGCCTTTTTTCCGAATAATAGGGAGAAATAGGAGGGATGTTTCCTGGGGATTTTTGCAGATTGGGAAATATGGGTCTTTATTTTATGTATTATTCAGAAAAATTGAGGCTATTTTCCCAATACGAACGCAAAAGGATTCGGCATAATAAAGAGAGAACTAAACATACAGATTAGTATAGATGAGGTGCTGCATATGGAAATAGGAAGTCGAATAAGGTTCTATCGCATTCAGCAAAATAAGACGCAGGAGGAACTTTCACGAGGCATCATTTCCACTTCTTACTTATCGAAAATCGAAAACAATCAGACGACTGCAAGCATCGAAGTCCTTGATTACTTATGCAACAGGCTTGATATCAACCTCATCGAAGAAGAAGAAATTCCTCTGATGAAATCCTTATTTGACTGGTATCATGATATCGTTCACCGCAAGCACGATCATCTGAAAAAAAGGTACATTGACCTGCAGAAAGAAATCCTTTCATCAAGCGATACAACGGCCATGATCTACTTTGTTCTGTTTGAATTCAGGTATTTGCTGACAGAAAGAGAGTTTGCAGAAGCGGATTCGAAGCTTAAAAAAATCAATTTGTACAAAGACATCTTTGAAGAAAAGATGACCTACTATTACGAGAAATTTGTCGGCCTTCATCACTATCTTCAAAGCAAATATTCTACAGCGCTTCTGCACCTCAAAGGAGCGGAGCGGTTTTTGACAAAACACCTCCCATTTGAAAAGTGGGAAGAAGCGGATCTCTATTATTCAATTGCCCTGACTCTGAGTCAATTAAGAAAAGCGGCACTGGTTATCCAGTACACTCACTTTGCTTTAAATATATATCAATCAAGATACGATTTAATGAGATGCGCAGAGTGTCAGATTCTGCTTGGGATTAATTATTTGCGGTGTGAGGAGCATACCCGGTCAGAAGAAAGCTATTTGCTGGCAAGGAAGATTGCTGAGCAGCTGAATGATAAAAGTCTGCTTGGAATGATCTATCATAATATGGGGTACCTCAGTTCAATTACAAAAAAATATGAACAGGCAATCGATCGATACAATGAGGCTCTGCAATTTAAAGATAAGAATGAATCGTTAAGCACTATTTTTTCTATCCTGTATGCCTATTATCAATTAGAAAATAAAGAAGAAGCTGGGAAGTGGATAATAGAAGGCAAACACATTTTAGAAAATAACCCTAATCAGGAATATCATTATCATTTTAAAATCTATGAATATTTGCTGCAGGATAATCTATCATCTGAATTTGAATATTTTATGATGGAGGTCGTTATCCCTTACTTTATCGAGCACGAAAAACAGCAGTATATTATCGAGTATTCAGAACTTATGGCATCATACTTCGAAGATCGCCACAAATACAAATCAGCCGTTCAATATTATCAAATCGTTTGTAGCGCTTTGAAAAAAACATATGCAAATTAATTAACAAGGGAGAGCTAGTCATGAAAAAAATAGTTATGGGCATCACTGCAGGGATTTTT
The window above is part of the Metabacillus dongyingensis genome. Proteins encoded here:
- a CDS encoding S8 family peptidase is translated as MKKWKALSILFAFVLFFSMIFTSPSAEAISGKKDYLIGIKASVKDFKVKANLISSAGGKVKHQYKYMNVVHASLPDHAAAALQKNPNVTFIEEDFEAKATSQTVPYGIPQIKADAVQSSGIRGNGVKVAVLDSGIDSSHEDLNVTGGASFVAAEPNPFIDGNSHGTHVAGTVAALNNTIGVLGVAPDVTLYAVKVLDSSGSGTYSGIAQGIEWAVDNGMDVINMSLGGSQGSTALQQAVDQAYNKGIVVVAAAGNSGSKGKRNTIGYPAKYSSVIAVGAVDSSNNRASFSSVGSELDVMAPGVNTLSTVPGNKYAAFNGTSMASPHVAGAAALILSKYPGMSNIEVINRLKNTAVPLGDPFYYGAGVINVQAAIQ
- a CDS encoding helix-turn-helix transcriptional regulator, producing the protein MEIGSRIRFYRIQQNKTQEELSRGIISTSYLSKIENNQTTASIEVLDYLCNRLDINLIEEEEIPLMKSLFDWYHDIVHRKHDHLKKRYIDLQKEILSSSDTTAMIYFVLFEFRYLLTEREFAEADSKLKKINLYKDIFEEKMTYYYEKFVGLHHYLQSKYSTALLHLKGAERFLTKHLPFEKWEEADLYYSIALTLSQLRKAALVIQYTHFALNIYQSRYDLMRCAECQILLGINYLRCEEHTRSEESYLLARKIAEQLNDKSLLGMIYHNMGYLSSITKKYEQAIDRYNEALQFKDKNESLSTIFSILYAYYQLENKEEAGKWIIEGKHILENNPNQEYHYHFKIYEYLLQDNLSSEFEYFMMEVVIPYFIEHEKQQYIIEYSELMASYFEDRHKYKSAVQYYQIVCSALKKTYAN